The following are from one region of the Silene latifolia isolate original U9 population chromosome 9, ASM4854445v1, whole genome shotgun sequence genome:
- the LOC141601119 gene encoding uncharacterized protein LOC141601119, with the protein MEFPDMVTTFLPEGLFDHSPRVMDLWKNNARKRNGFKYFNMLGRDSNFLTIIVRKLKVLKKELRALNRDGFANIKAAARIAKVNLEQLQEKMHSDIGNANIQEQERADALVYMDLDSARNEFLAQKSKVQCLEEGDDNTHLFHSAIKSRRMQNKVLDIEDIHGFHHVEPTGIETAFLEYYKKFLGTSKKFYWDYFEVIGEDMCKAVMEVFDTVALLLPNIVSETHSAFIKGREIVDNIIICQDWVRLYNKKACSPRCMMKVDLRKAYNSIEWSFIEDILKALGFPNKMVGLIMECVTSPTFSLSLNENVFGYFEGRRGIRQGDPISPLLFIVCMEYFTGVLNVVTQRKEFRFHPLCKLLNLSHLCFVEDFLLFSRGDPDFVKVILSAFATFLVASGLEMNRKKSKIYCNGIKPTNLQGILNMAGFQVGAFLFKYLGIPISYKRLAIVEKSGGHALILRLPHQA; encoded by the exons ATGGAGTTCCCTGATATGGTCACTACTTTTCTCCCTGAAGGATTGTTTGATCATAGTCCCCGTGTTATGGATCTTTGGAAGAATAATGCTAGGAAAAGGAATGGGTTCAAGTATTTTAACATGTTGGGAAGGGATAGCAACTTTTTGACCATA ATTGTAAGAAAACTGAAAGTGTTGAAGAAAGAGTTAAGAGCATTGAATAGAGATGGGTTTGCAAACATAAAGGCTGCTGCCAGGATAGCTAAAGTTAATCTGGAACAGCTGCAGGAAAAAATGCATAGTGATATTGGTAATGCGAATATTCAGGAGCAGGAAAGAGCTGATGCTTTGGTGTACATGGATTTAGACTCAGCAAGAAATGAGTTCTTAGCTCAGAAATCCAAGGTTCAGTGCTTAGAGGAAGGGGATGATAATACTCATTTGTTCCATAGTGCCATCAAATCTAGGAGAATGCAGAATAAGGTACTTGATATTGAGGACATTCATGGATTCCACCATGTTGAGCCTACTGGAATAGAGACAGCctttttggagtattataaaaAGTTTCTTGGGACAAGTAAAAAG TTCTATTGGGATTATTTTGAGGTTATAGGGGAAGATATGTGTAAGGCAGTGATGGAGGTCTTTGATACTG TGGCTTTACTGCTGCCTAATATTGTTAGTGAGACTCATAGTGCATTTATTAAAGGAAGAGAGATTGTTGACAACATCATCATTTGTCAAGATTGGGTGCGTTTATACAATAAGAAAGCATGTTCACCTAGATGCATGATGAAGGTGGACTTGAGAAAGGCCTATAACTCAATTGAATGGTCCTTCATTGAAGATATCCTGAAAGCTTTGGGGTTCCCTAATAAGATGGTGGGTTTGATAATGGAATGTGTAACTTCTCCTACGTTTTCACTCTCTCTAAATGAAAATGTTTTTGGCTACTTTGAAGGGAGAAGAGGTATTAGGCAGGGGGATCCAATATCCCCACTGTTGTTTATAGTGTGTATGGAGTACTTCACTGGAGTGTTGAATGTGGTTACTCAGAGGAAGGAGTTCAGATTTCACCCTTTATGCAAGCTTCTAAATCTGAGCCACTTGTGTTTTGTTGAAGATTTTCTCTTGTTTAGTAGAGGAGACCCAGATTTTGTTAAAGTGATCCTCAGTGCTTTTGCTACTTTTTTAGTAGCATCAGGGCTGGAGATGAATAGGAAGAAGTCTAAAATTTATTGTAATGGGATCAAGCCAACTAATTTGCAGGGCATCCTCAATATGGCTGGTTTTCAGGTTGGAGCTTTCCTCTTCAAGTATCTTGGTATCCCTATCTCTTATAAGAGACTGGCTATTGTAGAGAAATCAGGGGGGCATGCTTTAATTTTAAGGTTGCCTCATCAAGCCTGA